AAAGTTCCGTTTGCGAAAACCCACGGTTGTCCATTTCCTTCAGAAAAATCGGGAAGTGCCGATTTCGTTTCGGGTCAAACGTCCCTTTTAAACCAGATTGGTAAATGGCACCATCACCAACATTGAGTTCTGGGTACAAATTTGGTTTCTGCGATTGGGAGAGGATGGGACCATTCCATTTTGACTTTGCCATTTCCTTTAGCAGTGGAGCCAAATTGGGATCCGCAACGGATTCGATATGGCTAAACCCAGCAGATAAATACCCAAGTAGGACTTTGGGAAGTTCCCCTTTGGATGTTTTGCCCCCAACTGCATTTGCCCCGATGGTTACGGATGCATCACAAAACCCTGGGAGAATGAATTCTGGGTTCGGAATTTCTTTTGCCTGTTGGATGGAAACGATTTTACCCTGCGATACTTCTACATTGACAAATCCAGAAAAATTGGCTTTTTCACTGTCCCAAATCCGAACAGATTTCATTTTCAAAGATTGTGGCAAAAGAATCGAGGGGGCAATGGCCGATAGGAATAAGGTGAGGGATAGAAGCCTGCGGTTTTTCATGCTAGCGGTCTTAGTACCTTGACAGTAAGGACTAGAATGGAAAAGATTTCGGGTATGGGAAAGGAAACAAGCGAGATTTCTGATCACATCAAATTACATATCGAAAACGGGAAAATTCTCTCGCTAAAGACCCATCGGGTCTCCAAATCCGTTGAAGAACACATCAAGGAGGCCGTAGGCCTCATTTTGGACAGACTCACTTACCCAACCCTTGTTCCCACTCTCTACACCATCATCAAAGAACTCGCCATCAATGCCTGTAAGGCCAACCAAAAACGGGTCTTTTTTGAAGAAAGGGGTTATAGTATGTTAAACCCTTCCGAATATGCGAGAGGGGTTAGGGAATACCGAGAGATGTTTTCCGAAGAAATGTCGAACGAGTTTGGGATCAAAGCCAAAAAAAAAGGATATTACTGCCTCATTAATTTTAAATACAACGATGATGGTATCATCATTGAAGTGATCAACAATACACCCATTGCCAAAGAAGAAGAAAAATCCATCCGAGAACGATTGGAAAAGGGGATGATGTATGATGACATCGCTCAGTTTTATATCGACAATGCGGACACTTCAGAAGGTGCGGGTCTTGGTCTTGCGCTTATCCTCATTATGCTAAAAGGGGAAGGCATTGATCCTAATTTTTTTAGAATCATCATTGGCGAAGATTCCACCATTGCTAGATTGGAAATACCTTTAACAGAAAAGTTTATTTCCCAACGCGATTCTAATTAACCCCTCAATGACATCAATCCCCCTTTCTTGTACCATCATCACTTTAAACGAAGAAGACAATCTCAGTCGCACTCTCCAAGCGATTTCCTTCATTGAAGATATAGTTGTTGTAGATTCAGGTTCTACTGATGATACAGTGAACATCGCCAAATCATTTGGTGCCCGTGTTTACCATCATGAGTTCCAAAACTATGCTGACCAAAAAAACTTTGCGATCACAAAAACCAAACATGATTGGGTCCTTGCCATCGATGCTGATGAAGTAGTTTCCCCCAAACTCAAAGAAGAAATTCTAGTTCTATTTACGAAACTTCCTTTGGAAACAAAGGGATATCTTATCCCAAGACTTACTTATTATTTAGGAAAATGGATTCGATTTGGTGGTTATTATCCAAATTACCAAATGCGTTTGTTCCAAAAATCAGAAGGACAGTTTAGCGGTGGTTTGGTGCATGAACGAGTCAAACTGAATGGTAAACCATCAAAGTTAAAAAATCCTCTTTTCCATTATTCTTACAAAAACATATCAGACCATTTAAAGTTTATAGATCGTTATTCGAGTTTGTTTGCAGAAGAAGAATTTAGAAAAGGAAAACGATCTTCGGTTTTTTGGGCTTTCTTAAAAGGATGTTTTAAAGGATTTTATATGTATTGGATTCGTTTGGGAATCCTAGATGGAAAACAAGGATTTGTCCTTGCTCTCCTTGGATTTTATTATAACTTTTTAAAGTATTTGAAGTTGTATGAGAAATCGAACTCAGTCCCTTCTTTCTTTGTTATGATTGATTCGATTCATGATGTAGAGAGCAAAAAAACCACCAAGAAAAATAGCGACCAAATTCACGTTTGATAATTGTGTTGATCCAATTTTCGGTGACATGAGCCACATGATGATGTCTCTGATGTAAGTTTGTAGGGTTGCAAATACAATCAAAGCTCCAATCCCCGCAACAAATGTGGACCCCCAAAACTTTCCTAGTAGGTCTTTTCGTTTGTAATAATAAAAATAATAGGCACAGGCTGCGGATGCGAGAAAAAAGAATAAAATATCAACGAGAATTGTCCATGGTTCTGATGGTGCGGCAAGCGGTAATGAAATCATTGGTCTTGTACCTGTCTATTACCTATTTTCGGTAAGCCATTGTTTAGTCCATAAGATAAAAAAAGAGGTTTTCCTTGTATTCAAAACACACAGAGATCTTTGGCATATTGGGATTTCCCTTAGGCCATACCCTATCCCCTTGGATCCACAATTCTCTATTCAAACAGAGCGGTTATGATGGAGTGTATCTTGTTTTTGAAAACGAACACTGGAAACAGATCGGATTAAAACCACTGCTCGATTTAGGTGTCAAAGGAGTTTCTGTTACGATACCATTTAAAGAATGGGCGTATACCCAAGCAAACGAAGTCTGTGAAGCCTCAAAAACGATGGCAGCATCCAATACACTCCTCTTTCGAAATGGCATCAGTGCTGTGAATACAGATGGTACGGGAGCACTAGAGTCGATCAAACAAATGAATTCAGATTTGGTAAACTCTGGGATCGAAAAAAAAATTTTGGTCCTCGGGAGTGGAGGAAGTGCCAAAGGGATTCTTTTTGCCATCGCAAAAGAATTAGAAGGTAATCACAAACAACATTCTTTCAAACGAAAGGTACACATTCTTGCCAGAAACAAAGAAGCTAAAAATGAAATCGAACAATCGTTAGGAAAACCTTTTTGGCTAGAACAACCTTCGAAAGAGGAAGTGATACAAAATAAAGAAGATTACGATCTCATCATTCATACCACACCTGTGGGCATGAAAGGAGTTGGTGGTGAACCCATTTTAGACTCTCATTTTTTTACCAAAAAACATACGTTATTCGATATTGTTTACAACCCTTTGGAAACTGATCTTGTAAAGGAAGCCAAGAAAAAAAAGGCAGAGATCATCCCTGGTTATCATATGTTATTGTACCAAGGGATCAGACAATTTGAACTATTTACTGGCGAAACACTTAAGAAAAAATGGATTCAAAAAGTAGAATCTATTTTACTGAAAGAATTAAAAAATAGAAAATAAATTCTAAATTACCCAGTTGTTAACAATGCAGTTCATAGAGTTTTTAAACCAGAGGCAAAACATTGAAAAAACTAGAAATTTTAATGTCTTCCAAAATTATTCCCTGGATGGATTAAAATCTGTATTTGAACATATAGAAAGATCCTTTGATCAAAAAAAACCAAAACCCATACGGATCAGCGTTGTTGGGACAAACGGAAAAGGTTCCACCTCACACTACTTAGCCTGTTTATTCTCAAAATTAGGATACAACACAGGACTTTATACATCACCTCACTTACTCACACCATTAGAAAGATTACAACTGGTGAGAAATGGTGAACCTTCCCTTCCTAACATAGAGGATATAAATCTATGTTTCCAAAACTTTTTTTTAGCAGATTTACATCGTTATGATTCTTTGACTTACTTTGAATTTCTCACTGTATTTGCGTATCGATTTTTCCATGAACAAAATATGGAAGTGGAGATTTGGGAAGCGGGTCTTGGAGGAAGGTTAGATGCTACAAAACTTGTAGAAGCAGACTACATTGTCCTCACGAAAATTGGACTCGATCATTCTGCAATTTTAGGGAACACAAAAGAAGCCATCTGCCAAGAAAAACTCGGCATTACGGGTGAAAAAACTTTGTCTCTATTTGCGTTTCAAGAAGAGGTAGAAACACTTCCCGAATCATTTCACAATCGGCCTAAAAAAGAATTGGTTCCCCTCCATGTGATTTCCATTCCACCTAAGGAAAGTTATTTGGAGACTAATTTTCTATATGCAAAAAATATCGTTTCGAAAATTCTAAAGGAACAACAATCATCAGTATCCAAGATTCCCTATGTTTCCATTCGAAAACCGAAAGGAAGGATGGAAGTCCTTTCCGACTCACCATTGGTAGTGTTTGACCCTTCCCATAACCCGGATGCCATCGGTACCACCTCCTTTGAATTTGCCAAACATCACAAAAAATTCCACATTCTACTCGGGAGCCTTCCCGACAAAGACCTGACCGGGATCCTAGATGCCTTACCTGAACCATACCTAGAAAACCTCATCCTTTGGGAGGGAGAAGGTTTTGGACGATTCCCTGCCCCCACAGGGAAGTTAAAGGAGAGAACCATAAGGCATTCTTCCCTTCCCGGGTTAGTTCCCTTATTCCAAGGCGAAATTCCCGTTTTGGTGTTAGGAAGTTTCCGACTTTATGGAATTGTGGCAAATTTAATACAAAATACAATAAAGATGTAAAATTGGACTTTACAAATGAATCCTGAACGAGATTGTTCTTTTAGGAAACATCGTTCAGGACTATGCAAACTCCAAAAGAACATACTAGAAAAGAAATTCTACAAGCAGCTCGTGAAGAGTTCATCCAACTTGGTTTTGAAAAAGCCAGTATGCGAACCATTGCCAAAAAAGCAAAGGTATCAACGAGTAATATCTACAATTACTTCGAAAACAAAGAACACTTACTGACAGAGATCTTACAACCAGTGTTATCAGGACTTGAGAAAGCATTCGCCTATGTCTCACATCCTGATTATTTTGAAAAAAGGTTTAACGACAGTTATGAGACGTGGAGAGAAAGATTCCACATCGCTCTGGATTATGTGGATGCAAACAGGGATGATTTTATCCTGCTCCTCACAAAGGCTCAAGGGTCCCATTTGGAAGAATTTCCAGAAACTGTCCTTACAAGACTTACCAAAATCAATTTTGAGCAATACTCAACTTTCAAACAAAAAAATCCAACCTATAAAGGTGAAGTAGATGAGTTTGTGGTCCGTAACATCTTATCTTTTTTCCTGAATATCTTTGTCCAAATGGTACGACAAGGGATTTCCAAACAAGACATGCTTGTTTACCAAGATAGTTTCCTTAAATTTTTGCATTTTGGATACAAAGGATCGATTGCCTCCGATTTGAACTGAATCAATCTGGTTCTCGATGGGAACCGATTTCAAAATTAAAATCTGTGGAATCAAGGATTTGTCCACACTTGAGTTATGCCGTGATCTCGGTGTGGATTTTGTAGGTCTCAATTTTTCACCAAAATCCCCTCGTGGAATCAATCGAAACGTAGCAGAAGAAATACTTTCCATCCGCCACTTACCAGGATTTCCTAAACTTGTTTTTTTATTTTTTGAAAACTCAACTGAAGAGATCCTTTCTCTCACAAAAGAATTGAATCCAGACCTAATCCAACTGATTCGTGGTGATCGTTTTCTCACAAATGAAATTTGGGAATCTTTCACAAATCAAAATCGATTACTCCCTGCAATCCGAATCCAATCACCCGTCGTTTCTGATGAAGAACTAGAACCTAAGTCTTCACTAGTCATATTGGATAGTTTTCAAAAAGGACTCGGTGGTGGTAGTGGGCATGTTTTCCCTTGGGAATTTGTAACCAATGTAAAACGACCTTATCTACTTGCTGGAGGTATCACTCCAAACAATGTCCAATTAGCTCTAAATACATTAAAACCTTATGGAATCGATGTAGCAAGTGGTGTGGAAACAGACGGCAAAAAAGATTCGAATAAAATCAAAGAATTGGTACAAAATGTCCGAAACATATGAAGCTTTAAATACTCCTGTTATGCGCCAATATCTGGAAATAAAGGAACAACATCCAGATGGAATCGTATTTTTTCGAATGGGTGATTTTTATGAAATGTTTATGGATGATGCAAAAATTGCCGCACAAATTTTAGACATCACACTTACCAAAAGGCAAAACCAAATCCCAATGGCAGGAATTCCATACCATGCCACAGAAAGCTACATTTCAAGACTCATCTCTGCTGGGAAAAAAGTAGTAGTATGCGAACAAACTAAACCAGATGACCCCAAAGCAAAAATTATGTCGAGGGAAGTTGTTCGCATCATCACACCAGGAACTGTAGTAGAAGACAATTTACTTGGTGGGTATCAGAATAATTATTTATCATTGTATTATAAAGAAAAATCTTCCGTCTACTTAGCGTTTGCTGATGTTTCCACATCGGAGCTTGTTTATTTTTACTTTTCTGAATCGGAAAAAGAAAGAATTTTAGATACTATCAAACGATTTTCTCCAAAGGAGATGATTTATACAGAAGAAATCCCTCCCCTTTCAAAAGAATCCAAAATTATCCTTTCCCAAATTCCAAAAGAATACCTTCTCAAAAAAGAAGGAGCAGGAATCGATACCGTTGTACACGTATTAGATGCTTATTTGCAATATAATTATAGAAATCAAAACTTTGTATTCCAATCCCCAAGACGAATTGATGAAAGCGAATATTTAGTCCTTGATGAACAAACTGTTTCCCATTTGGAACTGGTTGAAAATCCCAACGACAAAAACCATACTTTATTTGGTGTCCTCAATCGTTGCACTACTGCTACGGGAAAACGTTACCTCAAACAAAGGATCTTATTTCCTACAAGGGATGAAAAAAAAATTAAAGATCATTGGGACAAAATTGAAATTTTAACTCAAAACAAAAAAGAACGCATCAAAATTAAAGAATCACTGGGGGATCTTATTGATTTAGAACGTGTGATGACACGTTTCCGAGTAGGAAAAGCTTTACCTCGCGATTTTCGTGGGATTGAAAAAAGTTTAACAGCTGTCAGTCAGATGAAAGAAATCTTAGATGGAATTGGATATGATTTTTCCAAACTTCCAAAAGAGTTAGAAGCCCTAGGTTTAGATTTTCAAAAAACTCTTTTTGATGGAGAGTTACCTGTATTTTTAGGAAACTCACCTTTTTTAAAATCTGGTTTTAATCAAGAGTATGATGATGCTATTTTAGCACGAGAAAAAGGGAAAGATTGGATTTTGGAACTTGAAGAAAAAGAGAAAAAAGAATCTGGTTGTTCTAGCTTAAAAATTCGTTACAACAAAATCTTGGGTTACTTTATCGAAGTTTCTAAGGCCCAAGCAAAAGATGTCCCTTCTCATTTTTTAAAAAAACAAACTCTTGTCACAGGGGAAAGGTTTACTTCTCCTAAACTCGAAGAACTGGAACGAGCCATTTTACAAGCGGATGAAATCATTGAACGAATCGAAAAACAAGTGTTTGATCGTTTGGTGGCAACATGCATTTCACTTTATGAAGCATTTTTAACTCTATCCAATGAAGTTGCATCTTTGGATTACCACTTGTCCCTTACGGAAACCAAAGAAGAATACCAGTGGACAAGGCCCGAGATTAGAACTGATGGAATCATTGAATACATTGATTCTCGTCACCCTGTTGTAGAAACATTTTTACCAATAGGCGAACGATTTGTTCCCAATACATTGGAACTTAATCCAAAAGAAAACGCAATCGCAGTGTTAACGGGTCCGAATATGGCAGGTAAATCTACCTTTATGCGCCAAATTGCCATTAACCAAATTCTCTTTCAGATGGGTTCCTATGTTCCTTCTAAAAAAGCATCCTTATCCATTGTGGATCGTATTTTTACAAGGATTGGATCAGGTGACAACCTAACGAAAGGTGAGTCTACATTTTATGTAGAAATGAAAGAAACAGCGACAATCCTAAACCAATTCACAGAAAATAGTTTGATCCTTTTTGATGAAGTGGGTCGTGGAACATCAACTTATGATGGTTTGTCGATTGCATGGGCGATTTTAGAATTCTTAAGTAAAAACTTTCCGAAACCAAAAACCATTTTTGCTACACATTACCATGAATTAACGGAACTCGAAAAAGGTGCCGGTATTTTTAATCTTTATTTAGATACCTTTGAAAAAGATGGTGAAATTTTATTCTTAAAAAAAGTAAAAAGAGGAAAATCAAAACAATCCTTTGGAATTTACGTCGCCAAGTTAGCAGGGATACCAGAATCCGTATCGGAACGTGCAAAAGAAATTTTATCGGGACTCGAATCCAAAAAACGAGAAATCAAAATCAAAAACGAAGAACCAAGTTTATTTGGGAATTTAATGGAGAAGGAACCAAAGGGACTTTCGGCTAACGAAGAGAAAGTTCTGAAAAGGATATCAGGGCTCGATCCTAATACAATTCCACCACTTGAAGCTTTGTCAATATTGGATGAATTAAAACGTATTCTCAAAGAGGAAAACTAAAGCGGATAAATTTGTAAAGTCTATCCAATTGGTGATTTGGTCTTTTAGACCTTGTTTGGCATGAATCCCAATCCCAATCCCTGCTGCATTTAACATCAAAGCATCATTGGCTCCATCACCTACTGCAACCACATGTTCAAGGGGAATTGAAAATTCATTCGCATACTTTCGTAAGTACATTTCTTTTTTTTCACGATTGATGATCTCACCCAAAATTTGGCCTGTGAAAAACCCACCCTTTTCTTCTAGTCCATTAGCACGAAAAAAATCCACAGGGTATTTTTTTGAAAATAATTCTAAAACAGGACTAAAACCACCACTTAAAATCCCAAGCTTACATCCGTTTGATGGAACAAATTGGAATACAGTTTCCATTCCATCATTTAATTGCAAAAGATCATACACTTCTTTAAAACTTTGGATGGAAAGACCGGCTAAATGTTTCACTCTGAGGCGAAGGGCTTCATCAAATCCCATTCCACCTTCCATCGCTTTTTTTGTCACACTTGCGACTTCTTCGAATACACCATGTTTACGAGCAAGTTCATCGATCACTTCTTCTTTGATGACTGTAGAATCCATATCAAAGACAAAGAGAGACGTCTGATTGTTCGGTAATAAAGAAGGTATGTATAATAAATCAATTTGGTATTTTGCAAACCTTTCCCGAATCATCACAATTTGATTTCGGTTCCAGGATGTATCGAGAGTGATACGAACAGAGTGAAGTCCGTATCGTTCTGAATGGGAAAATGTTTTTACATCTATTGTAGATAAGGATGTACCAAGGGTATCATCTTGGAAAGAATCGAAAATTTGAGTATTGTGAATGGGGTTATGCGAAAAGAGAAGGACTGAATTCATTCGTTATTTTTGTAAATAGGGTCTCAGTTTTTTACCCCAAAGTTCGTATCCTTTTTCATTAAAATGCAAACTATCACCATTCGGGCGAATGAATTCTTCACTTAGAGTTGGTGCATCTGGTTTTCGCATGATGTCCCAAACTTCTATGTATTCTACATTTTGTGTGGTACGAGCAACTTGGTTTAAAAATAAATTATAAACAGGAACAATTTGATTCAATTCCTTCACACGAGTTGGCGGAACTGCGATGAGAAATATCCTAGTTTGGTGGTTATGGGAATGGATTTTTTTGATGATCATGAGTAGATTATTTTGCACAAGGCTCAAACATTTCCCTTGGATAAAATCGTTTCCACCGATTTCAATCACCACTGTTTTGGGCTCTAATCGTAATACATCATCATCGATACGAGTGAGTAAGGTTTCTGTCATATCACCACCTATCCCACGATTGGTGACCGATTTGCCAGGGAATTCTTTTACCATTAGATCCGGTAAAAACAAATGTACCAAACTATCACCGGTAAAAACAATTTCAGAACGTTTGATTTTAGTATTGTCTTCGGCGTATAACAAACGTGTTGGGAGCCAGGCCTTTTCGATGTATTTTTTAAAATTTACATCATCGCGCCAACCCGGCTCTGCAAAACACTGGAAGTTAGAGTCAAAGTAATCTCGTTTTGAGGTGGTTTTACAATCTGTAACACTCAAAACTAGGGCGATCGAAACACCCCATCGAAGGAAGAATTTAATCCTGTTCTTGCGGTTCATTCATTCGGAAGCGCTTTTGCCAATCTTTGATTTGGGCTTGCGCATATTCTTCCGTGTCACAAATCCGAAATTCAATCGGGTTATTTGTGGTTGTTTCGATGAGTTTGGCTTCGATATACCCGTTCTTTAACTTGGTTGTCTCAATGCGATATCTCATCTGAATAGCTCCAAAAACCAGGATTTAATTTCCACGTATCTTTGCAATCTCTTCTAAAGTTTCATCCTCTTTGTATTTTCCAAAGAGAAAAATTGCAAGTAAACAGAATGCAGATGCCAACGGACCTGTCAATCGAACTCCCAGTTCCCCACCCGCTTCTACTTCTTCGACTTTACAAATGGTAGATTCCTTACTTATTTTTGCCTCAGACTCACTATTTTTTTTCGGTTCTGACTTAGATTCAGACACAGATGGAGCAATGATTCCTGTTACACTTGGAGAAATTTGTTTTTTAGAATCACGGTCAAGCCCGAGCAAAATCACTGAACTGAAGATTAATACCGCAAGTGTTTGTCCTAGTTTTTGCATAAAGGTCCTTCCTGCATAAAAAAGACCTTCTCGTTTGGAACCTGTTTTTAATGAATCAAGTTCAGCAATATCTGCTAATATTGCATTTGGTAATATACCAAGGATTGCAATTGGTATGGCAGCAACTGCAACGATCATGTAACCTTGGATATACGGGGACAATGGCAAACTATTTTTTCCAATAAAATAAATGGATAAAAACAGAGCGAGGAAAGTGTAAAATCCAATGAGAACAGTTCTCTTTTTCCCAATTTTCCGTGCGACAAAATTGACAACAGGGTAAAAGGCAAAGGATACAAGTAACATCACTGTGAGGAGTTGTGTGACAAAGTCCCTTTCCAATTCTAATAGTACTGTTACGTAGTAGGAAATACCGGTTGTGAGAATGGTGAGTGCAAGGAAGTAACACAAATCAGAAAGTGCAAAATACAAAAAGTTTTTGTTTTTGAACGTGAGGACAAGTGCTTCTTTAAAAGGTACACTTGATGCCTCTGATTCACAGTATGTTTTTTCATGGATGGTAAATACGGGGAAGTACATACAAATCGCAGCAAAGATACAAAGGATACCCAATGCATATTGTCTTGCGACAAGAGTTTGCAACGAAGGATCTGGATCAAAAACAAAACTAGATTGTAAAACACTCGCAATCATAGGTTCCGTGGAGGCAACAATGATCCCTAATGCATATGTTACTGAGATGTATGTGGATAAATTGAGTCGTTCTTCGGGAGTATGTCCAAGCTCAGGGATAAGTGCAAAAAATGGTGTGACATACACTGTTAAAAATAGATAGAAGAGTAACATAAAACTCGTCATCCAAACTAAGTTTGTCGAAGAGACGAAGTTATGTGGTGGCACAAAGATTAACCAACAAAAGACGGCAGATGGGATTCCACCCAGAAATAAAAAGGGAATTCTACGACCAAACCGTGAAGAAAAACGATCGGAAGAGTTTGCAATGAGGGGATCAGTGAATGCATCCCATAAACGACCAATGGCTGCGACCACACCGATGGTGGACAGGCCCCAAAACGCCATTTTTTCAATCAGATCAGGGAAACACTCTTGTCCTGGTTTCGGAGCTGGTGGTAGGTAAAAATAAACTTGGTGGAGACCAATGATGTTGATGAGCGTAGACCAACCAAGTTGGCCTACCGCATAACTAATTTGTTTTCCAAATGGTAAAGACGGTTTTTGCATGTGTATCACTAGAGGCGGTAAAGTAGGAGCATGATACCGCCAAAAGTGAAAAACGCAAACTACTTTTTATGTTTATAGAGTTCTGGAAAGTTTTTCTCGTCGTATAAAAACTTGGACTCGTAGTCTTCCCAACCTTCTGGGATTCCTTCTGTAAATTCTGGAACCATATTACAATCATGAATGAGATTCATCGTTTGTTCCATCTCACTTCCTTTTACATTCAAATACCCTTCTGCAAAAAGTGAATTGGCAACATATAATGCAATCGATTGAAGGGAACCCAAATGACCTTCACGACCCGCACCTACTCGGATTTCTGAGTCTGGGTTCACCAAACGGAACACAGACAACACTCTGATACAAAATTCAGGAGTGAGTGGTGACTTTTGGATCGCATGGCCTTTGATAGGGATAAAAAAGTTCACGGGAATGGAGATCACACCAAGTCGTTTGAGTTCAAACGCTACTTGTACGATGTCTTCCAATGCTTCACCCATACCCACAATGATCCCAGAACAAAGTCCAATCTCTGCTTCTTTGGCCGCTTTAAGTGTTGTTAATCGGTCTTGAAAGGTATGAGTGGAACAAATTTCTTTGTATTTAGATTCGGAAGTATTCAGGTTATGATTGTAACGATCAAGACCAGCGTCTTTTAACGTTTTTGCTTTTTTGGCATCAAGGATTCCTGCAGAAAGACAAACCTTCATACCTAATTCACCATTGATTTTGGAGATGGTTTCTGCTAATTTGTCGACAGCTTTGTCAGTTGGTCCTCTGCCTGAAGTGACCATACAAA
The sequence above is a segment of the Leptospira levettii genome. Coding sequences within it:
- a CDS encoding GDSL-type esterase/lipase family protein; protein product: MNRKNRIKFFLRWGVSIALVLSVTDCKTTSKRDYFDSNFQCFAEPGWRDDVNFKKYIEKAWLPTRLLYAEDNTKIKRSEIVFTGDSLVHLFLPDLMVKEFPGKSVTNRGIGGDMTETLLTRIDDDVLRLEPKTVVIEIGGNDFIQGKCLSLVQNNLLMIIKKIHSHNHQTRIFLIAVPPTRVKELNQIVPVYNLFLNQVARTTQNVEYIEVWDIMRKPDAPTLSEEFIRPNGDSLHFNEKGYELWGKKLRPYLQK
- a CDS encoding MFS transporter — its product is MQKPSLPFGKQISYAVGQLGWSTLINIIGLHQVYFYLPPAPKPGQECFPDLIEKMAFWGLSTIGVVAAIGRLWDAFTDPLIANSSDRFSSRFGRRIPFLFLGGIPSAVFCWLIFVPPHNFVSSTNLVWMTSFMLLFYLFLTVYVTPFFALIPELGHTPEERLNLSTYISVTYALGIIVASTEPMIASVLQSSFVFDPDPSLQTLVARQYALGILCIFAAICMYFPVFTIHEKTYCESEASSVPFKEALVLTFKNKNFLYFALSDLCYFLALTILTTGISYYVTVLLELERDFVTQLLTVMLLVSFAFYPVVNFVARKIGKKRTVLIGFYTFLALFLSIYFIGKNSLPLSPYIQGYMIVAVAAIPIAILGILPNAILADIAELDSLKTGSKREGLFYAGRTFMQKLGQTLAVLIFSSVILLGLDRDSKKQISPSVTGIIAPSVSESKSEPKKNSESEAKISKESTICKVEEVEAGGELGVRLTGPLASAFCLLAIFLFGKYKEDETLEEIAKIRGN
- the bioB gene encoding biotin synthase BioB, with product MIATIQEKTTSSSPSIISEEEALKILKGEVPFLPIVAKASEERFRHFSNKVRIHILDNIKNGYCPEDCGYCAQRKGGESGIQEYSLKSPEEIWEDAKKAKENGAYRFCMVTSGRGPTDKAVDKLAETISKINGELGMKVCLSAGILDAKKAKTLKDAGLDRYNHNLNTSESKYKEICSTHTFQDRLTTLKAAKEAEIGLCSGIIVGMGEALEDIVQVAFELKRLGVISIPVNFFIPIKGHAIQKSPLTPEFCIRVLSVFRLVNPDSEIRVGAGREGHLGSLQSIALYVANSLFAEGYLNVKGSEMEQTMNLIHDCNMVPEFTEGIPEGWEDYESKFLYDEKNFPELYKHKK